The Deltaproteobacteria bacterium genome has a window encoding:
- a CDS encoding DUF1311 domain-containing protein: MNTFVATFFLFISVFGLQFANAKDASAAQREAAEKGDANAQLEYGKSLQEHSRSEAAKWIQKAADQGSGEAWFLLGYAGLGKLEPVFYYEKAAERIYAKAFSPLFDALIFRAGPKADVAKAKKFADLARQKNVEIGYGSAETFRVIDRCYEAGEPKIPSADFPTESEKKNFRNSAQVCGTYIEGIDQDVDHVKFRKCLLSQEEQDNVSLAEVYANGWGVLRNANLAIALICRGSSVPAELQGMVGTLHATKDQARLTTDFAFCDHVTSGLNSGFCAANAEKIADKRRGKELGNIMKNWTEPQRLAFFKLRTVAKDFFDESSTSEHDLSGSGRAQFIVDAQAELRQDFLGGVKAFEDGKWPEENVDFQTADKELNVVYSKIMKRQDFEREGTVTKEGIRATQKKWLRYRDEWVKFASMKYPQVPSET; encoded by the coding sequence ATGAACACATTCGTAGCGACCTTTTTTCTGTTTATCAGTGTTTTCGGTTTACAGTTCGCCAATGCTAAAGATGCATCAGCGGCCCAGCGCGAAGCGGCCGAAAAGGGCGATGCGAATGCCCAATTGGAATACGGAAAATCTTTGCAAGAACATTCTCGATCAGAAGCAGCGAAGTGGATTCAAAAAGCGGCCGATCAAGGATCGGGCGAAGCATGGTTTTTGTTAGGCTATGCGGGCCTCGGGAAACTGGAGCCGGTTTTTTACTACGAAAAAGCTGCCGAAAGAATCTACGCTAAAGCGTTCTCTCCTTTATTTGACGCATTAATATTTCGGGCCGGACCAAAAGCGGATGTTGCGAAAGCCAAAAAGTTTGCGGATCTCGCCCGGCAAAAGAATGTCGAGATCGGGTATGGTTCAGCGGAAACCTTCAGGGTCATCGACCGCTGTTATGAGGCGGGAGAACCGAAAATTCCATCGGCAGACTTCCCCACCGAATCTGAAAAAAAGAACTTTCGAAATAGTGCTCAAGTATGCGGGACCTACATTGAAGGGATCGACCAAGATGTCGATCACGTGAAATTTCGAAAATGTCTGCTTTCTCAAGAAGAACAGGACAATGTGAGCTTGGCTGAAGTTTATGCGAATGGGTGGGGAGTCCTAAGAAATGCTAATCTTGCCATCGCATTAATCTGTCGGGGAAGTTCGGTGCCCGCAGAACTTCAAGGGATGGTCGGGACTCTTCATGCAACTAAAGACCAGGCTAGGCTAACGACGGATTTCGCGTTTTGTGACCATGTCACCAGCGGTTTGAACAGCGGATTCTGTGCTGCTAATGCAGAAAAAATCGCTGATAAAAGGCGAGGCAAAGAACTTGGCAATATTATGAAGAATTGGACCGAACCGCAAAGGCTAGCGTTTTTTAAGCTTAGAACAGTAGCGAAAGATTTTTTTGATGAAAGCTCGACTTCGGAACATGACCTATCCGGATCCGGGAGGGCTCAATTTATCGTCGACGCGCAAGCAGAATTGCGGCAGGACTTTTTAGGGGGCGTGAAGGCATTTGAGGACGGAAAATGGCCCGAAGAAAACGTAGATTTTCAGACGGCTGATAAAGAATTGAACGTTGTTTATTCAAAAATCATGAAACGCCAAGACTTCGAAAGAGAAGGGACTGTAACAAAAGAGGGAATCAGGGCAACTCAGAAAAAGTGGCTCAGGTACCGGGATGAATGGGTGAAATTTGCGTCTATGAAGTAT
- a CDS encoding alpha/beta hydrolase, with product MVASVLESRVDIQGGQLAVFAVGAGEPVIFLHGGPGDTHHYMKRMAEPFYSSTLKSTYQFIFFDQRGTGASTLKSRSKENFHPELLFDDLQRVRRKFTSGPVRLVGHSWGAMYGLYACMHSSEDYSHAALLNMGPLDSEMERLSGEALLAAMGPSSHQAWQELRLKRNSARDQSDFKTVEDCDRQMMQLRVKSWIFDPELRATFLEDYFFDPPPDREVNKYIWEAQSNWFKWENVARAKSKIWLLAGSHDATPLQQFHRLNSELPKSTLTVFEECGHIPWLEKPDLFYRDLSFALNS from the coding sequence ATGGTGGCAAGTGTTTTAGAATCTCGTGTGGACATCCAAGGCGGCCAGCTCGCAGTTTTCGCGGTGGGGGCGGGTGAACCGGTCATTTTTCTGCACGGTGGTCCTGGCGATACTCACCATTACATGAAGCGCATGGCCGAACCTTTTTATTCAAGCACATTGAAATCAACGTACCAGTTTATTTTCTTCGACCAGCGAGGTACCGGCGCTTCCACGTTGAAATCGCGATCCAAAGAAAACTTCCATCCAGAGCTCCTATTCGACGATCTTCAAAGGGTTCGACGAAAGTTTACCTCGGGTCCAGTTCGCCTTGTCGGTCATTCATGGGGCGCAATGTACGGGCTCTATGCATGTATGCACTCATCAGAGGATTATTCGCACGCGGCCCTCCTCAACATGGGACCGCTCGATTCCGAAATGGAGAGGCTATCAGGCGAAGCACTGCTTGCCGCGATGGGACCCTCGAGTCATCAAGCTTGGCAAGAACTTCGCTTGAAGAGAAATAGCGCCCGCGACCAATCTGATTTTAAAACTGTTGAAGACTGCGATCGGCAAATGATGCAGTTGAGAGTGAAATCTTGGATCTTCGATCCGGAACTTCGAGCAACCTTTTTAGAAGACTATTTTTTCGATCCGCCTCCGGATCGAGAGGTTAATAAGTATATTTGGGAAGCGCAGTCGAACTGGTTCAAATGGGAAAATGTGGCGCGCGCGAAATCCAAGATCTGGCTACTTGCCGGTAGCCATGATGCAACTCCGCTTCAACAGTTCCATCGATTGAATTCCGAGCTACCGAAATCAACGCTCACTGTGTTTGAAGAGTGTGGCCACATTCCGTGGCTTGAAAAGCCAGACCTGTTCTATCGCGATCTGTCATTCGCGCTAAATAGCTGA
- a CDS encoding transglycosylase SLT domain-containing protein: protein MSLAAALSFYLNLNLLILIGVLGLLFVTAFIAKSRIRLSANEELHLHKMTALIVLTFSFAQPFFPSNEVFQPAAKVWSAQSIKSFSEEYKTSNRAGYLSLPTLNGSSTVKADSFALIWIALGIVIFFRGAFYLLRDLRRILTLRHRSFIVRKIGRVQVFVSDEAQVPFSFWLPGEANVVIPSTILARPLDMKMAVSHELQHHRSGDTRSVYLQWGLRLLCILNPAVYFWNKWIYEIQEFACDEALIGRKRFNSQAYARCLVEVAENAITGLIAKDRSRAPVCATGLAFSNRRNLLKRRIERMFLNSSEPSSRNYGKPVALAVGLSLTMLMGIAAYASKGLVRDRRVSLAQAKSMAARVHSESGGSVAGIPVVVNDLVLKQLNRFIGTPEGRDYMRSALNRMANHRTMISEAVEKYQVPAEILALPIVESGYQNLAQGEVSQTNKSAGIWQFIPQTARNYGLRVDAQKDERLDMALLTDAAMRYLQANNLRFKDWQLALMAYNMGENAVQKAMVDLDTRDAWTLIRNGREGDKDYLAKFMAAVLIMRNPDSVE, encoded by the coding sequence GTGAGTCTCGCGGCTGCACTTTCGTTTTACTTGAATCTTAATCTTCTCATCTTGATAGGAGTTCTCGGTCTTTTGTTCGTGACAGCGTTTATTGCAAAATCACGGATTCGACTTTCTGCCAACGAAGAGCTTCACCTTCACAAGATGACGGCGCTGATTGTTTTGACGTTTTCATTCGCTCAACCATTTTTTCCCAGCAATGAAGTCTTTCAGCCTGCAGCGAAGGTTTGGTCGGCCCAATCGATAAAAAGTTTCAGTGAAGAATATAAAACATCCAATCGCGCGGGATATCTTAGCCTGCCCACCTTGAACGGATCGTCGACAGTCAAAGCAGACTCTTTTGCGTTGATTTGGATCGCACTAGGTATCGTGATTTTTTTCCGGGGCGCTTTTTACCTGCTTCGCGATCTTCGGCGAATTCTGACGTTAAGGCACCGATCGTTCATCGTTAGAAAAATTGGACGAGTTCAAGTTTTTGTAAGTGATGAAGCTCAAGTTCCGTTTTCATTCTGGCTTCCGGGTGAAGCCAATGTGGTGATTCCGTCCACAATCCTGGCGCGCCCTCTTGATATGAAAATGGCGGTGTCGCACGAGCTCCAGCATCACCGAAGCGGTGATACGCGCTCGGTTTATTTGCAGTGGGGTTTGAGGCTCCTTTGTATCCTCAATCCTGCAGTTTATTTCTGGAACAAATGGATCTACGAGATTCAAGAGTTTGCTTGTGACGAAGCGCTGATCGGCCGAAAGCGTTTCAATTCGCAGGCGTATGCCCGCTGCCTTGTTGAGGTCGCGGAAAATGCAATAACCGGATTGATTGCAAAAGATCGGAGCCGTGCACCTGTTTGCGCGACAGGGCTCGCGTTTTCGAACCGGCGCAATTTATTAAAGAGGAGAATTGAACGTATGTTTTTAAATTCATCAGAACCGTCATCTAGAAATTATGGCAAGCCGGTCGCGCTTGCGGTCGGACTATCATTGACGATGCTAATGGGGATCGCTGCCTACGCCTCTAAGGGTTTAGTTCGAGATCGCCGTGTCAGTCTGGCGCAAGCGAAGTCGATGGCAGCACGTGTGCATTCAGAATCCGGCGGATCGGTTGCGGGAATTCCTGTTGTGGTAAACGATCTAGTTTTGAAGCAGCTCAATCGATTTATCGGCACACCTGAAGGTCGAGATTACATGCGAAGTGCTCTTAACCGAATGGCCAATCATCGCACGATGATCAGCGAGGCGGTTGAAAAGTATCAAGTGCCAGCAGAAATCCTGGCACTTCCCATAGTCGAATCCGGATACCAAAACCTTGCCCAGGGTGAAGTGAGTCAGACAAATAAATCGGCAGGGATCTGGCAGTTTATTCCACAGACGGCTAGAAACTATGGACTACGTGTTGATGCTCAAAAAGATGAGCGTCTAGACATGGCCCTTTTGACTGACGCAGCGATGCGTTACCTGCAGGCGAACAATCTTCGCTTTAAGGACTGGCAACTTGCCCTGATGGCTTACAACATGGGCGAAAATGCTGTTCAAAAAGCGATGGTCGACCTCGATACACGAGATGCTTGGACCTTGATTCGAAATGGTCGCGAAGGTGACAAAGATTACCTCGCAAAATTTATGGCTGCTGTATTGATTATGCGAAACCCAGACTCCGTCGAATAG
- a CDS encoding DUF2799 domain-containing protein, translating to MNWQKTGADLALRGHTQNQARDFANRECLDNFGIKPNYVDLISGFNSGIQKFCTPEFSLKFAAEGGIYQGTCPENVEEKVLAQHSTGRVIFLEGTVAKLKRTISDLESEVSRLKSENSDLEAKLRSTK from the coding sequence ATGAATTGGCAGAAAACTGGCGCGGATCTCGCCCTCCGCGGGCACACCCAAAACCAAGCAAGGGATTTTGCCAACCGCGAATGCTTAGATAATTTTGGGATCAAACCCAACTATGTGGACCTCATTTCAGGGTTTAATTCTGGAATTCAAAAGTTTTGCACTCCTGAATTTTCGCTAAAATTCGCTGCCGAGGGCGGCATTTACCAAGGCACATGCCCGGAAAATGTCGAGGAAAAAGTCCTCGCTCAACATAGCACTGGGCGGGTTATCTTTCTAGAAGGCACCGTCGCAAAACTAAAGCGAACGATTTCAGATCTCGAGTCTGAAGTTTCCCGCCTCAAGAGTGAAAACAGCGATCTCGAAGCAAAACTTCGTTCAACTAAATAA
- a CDS encoding BlaI/MecI/CopY family transcriptional regulator: MIYSRETQVAKTKVKAKSLVKASESESKLLTEGELELMTILWRIGEGSVADVIAGLPAGRDLAYTSVSTILRILEQKMVVTTRKEGRGHIYVPSLEKSTYEARTVRHIVDRVFDGTPVALVKQLLDSGQLKSKDIEELKLLINRQKETK, translated from the coding sequence ATGATCTATTCACGGGAGACTCAAGTGGCAAAGACAAAAGTAAAAGCAAAGTCCTTAGTAAAAGCTTCTGAGTCGGAATCCAAGCTTCTTACAGAGGGCGAACTCGAGTTGATGACAATTCTTTGGCGGATCGGTGAAGGGTCCGTTGCGGATGTCATCGCCGGGCTGCCGGCGGGGCGTGATCTCGCTTACACATCGGTCTCTACAATCCTAAGAATTCTCGAGCAGAAGATGGTCGTGACGACTCGAAAAGAAGGTCGCGGGCACATCTATGTTCCAAGTCTTGAAAAGTCGACCTATGAAGCACGTACCGTGAGACACATAGTCGATCGTGTTTTTGACGGTACGCCGGTGGCACTTGTAAAGCAGCTGCTGGATTCTGGCCAATTGAAGTCAAAAGATATTGAAGAGCTAAAACTTCTGATCAATCGGCAAAAGGAGACGAAGTGA